In one Nostoc sp. KVJ3 genomic region, the following are encoded:
- a CDS encoding phycobilisome rod-core linker polypeptide, with protein sequence MSLWVIDSPNVELRPNIAESELQTLIRAVYKQVLGNAHLLESERLATAESQLRDRKISVREFVNTVAKSELYQSLFFSSSSQYRFIELNFKHLLGRPPADQAEISEHVRIYNEQGYDAEIESYIDSEEYQQNFGENIVPYPRSTSSQVGIKNVTFNRTFTLLRGVATSDSDRKAKLIGDIGANLPTSIKPPAAGSSVSSTSKRFLIKAVKGSANLRTRLGNLEYVVNYNQLSGQVQNIHRTGGKIISITEVA encoded by the coding sequence ATGTCACTTTGGGTCATTGATTCACCTAATGTTGAACTGCGTCCAAACATAGCTGAGAGTGAATTACAGACACTGATTCGCGCAGTTTACAAACAGGTTTTGGGGAATGCTCACTTATTAGAAAGTGAGCGCCTAGCCACTGCTGAATCGCAATTGCGCGATCGCAAAATCAGCGTCCGTGAATTCGTCAACACCGTTGCGAAATCAGAACTATATCAATCCCTGTTTTTCAGTTCTTCCTCTCAGTATCGGTTCATCGAACTGAACTTTAAACACCTGCTAGGTCGTCCTCCTGCCGATCAAGCAGAAATTTCCGAACACGTCCGCATCTACAACGAACAGGGCTACGATGCTGAAATCGAATCCTATATCGATAGCGAAGAGTATCAGCAGAATTTTGGCGAGAATATTGTCCCTTATCCTCGTAGCACTAGCTCCCAAGTAGGGATTAAAAATGTTACCTTTAACCGGACTTTTACCTTACTGAGAGGAGTCGCTACCAGCGATAGCGATCGCAAAGCCAAGCTGATCGGCGATATCGGTGCAAACTTACCTACATCTATCAAGCCTCCTGCTGCTGGTTCTAGTGTCAGCAGCACCAGCAAACGCTTCTTGATTAAGGCAGTCAAAGGTTCAGCTAATCTCCGTACTCGTCTGGGCAACCTCGAATATGTAGTTAACTACAACCAACTGTCTGGACAAGTGCAAAACATTCATAGAACAGGCGGCAAAATCATCAGCATCACTGAAGTTGCTTAG
- a CDS encoding phycobilisome linker polypeptide: MNGFSKFRRSNQVFFVPYNQLS, encoded by the coding sequence TTGAATGGCTTTTCCAAGTTTCGCCGTAGTAACCAAGTATTTTTCGTGCCATACAATCAGCTTTCATAA
- a CDS encoding phycobilisome protein, translating into MSKNGDRIWEDLINSQFPKLMTQLSETVKELIAKARIISFAEWEQSHPKAAIAIFQAADDAFRYLNDEDLLQITTLSSDNSELIAIAVLLRDRAVEIVDEAREQVLTIYPEITQPGGGLYPPERAQACWRDFWHFLRCITYGIAGGHTHYTSPGGLHYMNLLYQELQVPLDAMLLGLKSIKAASLKRCPANHQETLAPYFDHLIGQLATFQIQSAL; encoded by the coding sequence ATGTCAAAAAATGGCGATCGCATTTGGGAAGATTTAATCAATTCCCAATTCCCTAAATTAATGACTCAATTAAGCGAAACCGTCAAAGAATTAATCGCCAAAGCGAGAATTATCAGCTTTGCTGAGTGGGAACAGTCCCATCCAAAAGCAGCGATCGCTATATTTCAAGCTGCGGATGATGCTTTTCGCTATTTGAACGACGAAGACTTGTTGCAAATTACAACCTTGTCATCTGATAATTCTGAGTTGATTGCTATTGCTGTTTTGTTACGCGATCGCGCCGTTGAAATTGTTGATGAGGCTAGAGAGCAGGTTTTGACCATCTATCCTGAAATTACTCAGCCGGGAGGTGGCCTTTATCCGCCAGAACGCGCCCAAGCTTGCTGGCGCGATTTTTGGCATTTTCTTCGCTGCATTACCTATGGTATAGCAGGTGGGCACACTCACTATACCAGTCCCGGAGGACTGCATTATATGAACTTGCTCTATCAAGAATTACAAGTTCCATTAGATGCAATGCTTTTAGGCTTAAAAAGCATCAAGGCTGCTAGTTTGAAACGCTGCCCAGCCAATCACCAGGAAACTCTTGCTCCCTATTTTGACCATTTAATCGGTCAACTGGCTACTTTCCAAATTCAATCAGCTTTGTAG
- a CDS encoding HEAT repeat domain-containing protein: MEIHQIQAELKNPDFQYRLKAIAALNDYESEVAVPLLTTKLHDSEFLVRSFVARGLGNQQSAESFAALMQIMKFDDTPNVRAEAANSLSLFGRVAVSHLVMAFYQDDHWLVKRSILAAIAEMDCPEELFDICVQGLKDEDFTVQESSVDGLGLLANSNQRTAALSQILTLVNDESWRMRVRVSYALKRFDEPEAKAALNQLRQDEDHRVVGAALEDLLPQ; this comes from the coding sequence ATGGAAATCCATCAAATCCAAGCTGAACTGAAGAACCCAGATTTTCAATATCGTTTGAAGGCGATCGCAGCCCTCAATGATTATGAATCAGAAGTTGCAGTTCCTCTGCTAACAACTAAACTTCATGACTCAGAATTTTTGGTGCGTTCTTTTGTAGCAAGAGGTTTGGGTAATCAACAATCAGCAGAATCCTTTGCTGCTTTGATGCAAATAATGAAATTCGACGATACTCCCAACGTGCGAGCAGAAGCGGCAAATTCTTTGTCGCTATTTGGTAGAGTCGCAGTTTCTCATCTAGTTATGGCATTTTATCAGGATGACCACTGGCTAGTTAAGCGGAGCATTTTAGCTGCGATCGCTGAAATGGATTGCCCTGAAGAACTATTTGATATCTGCGTCCAGGGTTTAAAAGACGAAGATTTCACAGTTCAGGAATCTTCTGTTGATGGACTTGGCTTACTAGCTAATTCTAACCAACGGACTGCCGCACTATCCCAAATACTCACCTTAGTGAATGATGAATCTTGGCGGATGCGCGTACGAGTTAGCTATGCCCTCAAACGTTTTGACGAGCCGGAAGCAAAAGCAGCCCTGAACCAACTCAGACAGGATGAGGATCACCGAGTTGTCGGAGCAGCTTTAGAAGACTTGTTGCCACAATAG
- a CDS encoding pentapeptide repeat-containing protein, with the protein MTNSEIQLITSDRPSPPPEILKALKAGIPLDWVDLYQFNLREVDFQQANLSKAKLLGADLSEIVLSNVDLSEADLRGANLQGADLSGANLQGAYLNRANLQQANLSGANLQGAKLQVARYDTHTQWPQDYNYKASGAVGPGANLNGAFLNTASLRNADLQGANLRGAYLSGADLTGANLQGAALSGADLTKAYLTGACLRNARLTGADLQHTDMRAADLSDAEMEHLQSIAGADFTLAQGLTEATKAMLQSRPYSELDVWNAYTRTTTRDSLSA; encoded by the coding sequence ATGACAAATAGTGAAATTCAACTTATTACTAGCGATCGCCCTAGTCCACCTCCAGAAATCTTAAAAGCGCTCAAAGCCGGAATCCCTCTAGATTGGGTAGATTTGTACCAATTCAATCTCAGGGAAGTCGATTTCCAACAAGCTAACTTGAGTAAAGCCAAGCTACTAGGAGCCGATCTCAGTGAAATAGTCTTGAGCAATGTCGATTTGAGTGAGGCAGATTTGCGAGGCGCTAATTTGCAGGGAGCCGATTTGAGTGGTGCTAATTTGCAGGGAGCTTACTTAAACCGTGCTAATCTCCAACAAGCAAATCTCAGTGGCGCTAATTTGCAGGGAGCCAAACTGCAAGTAGCACGTTATGATACACATACGCAATGGCCCCAAGACTATAACTACAAAGCTTCGGGAGCAGTAGGGCCCGGTGCTAATCTTAATGGTGCTTTTCTAAATACAGCTTCTTTGCGAAATGCAGATTTACAAGGTGCTAATCTGCGTGGAGCCTACCTGAGTGGCGCTGATTTGACAGGAGCCAATTTGCAAGGTGCGGCTTTGAGCGGGGCGGATCTGACGAAAGCTTATTTGACTGGGGCTTGCTTGCGCAATGCTCGATTGACTGGAGCCGATTTGCAGCATACAGATATGCGAGCAGCTGACCTTAGTGACGCAGAGATGGAGCATCTTCAAAGTATTGCTGGGGCAGATTTTACTTTAGCCCAAGGACTCACAGAAGCAACAAAAGCCATGCTTCAAAGCCGTCCATATTCAGAACTCGACGTTTGGAACGCCTACACCCGCACAACAACTCGTGATAGTTTGAGTGCTTGA
- a CDS encoding phycobiliprotein lyase, which yields MHLIPPLSMIDFFRKSEGTWFTERSVHHFDSAADESGESNLIVKVMEKNDPKVQEVCKAQGIDPTKATGGASFAWQANLDTRLPNSDNAAILVDIPNETKRSGKLIRNQGYVESIPVVSRYQFADDGVLTIDTDYDNNQGQERCWFVTDDFRVRVSTVRMMNGVNLMTYCSERRCVSQELLKQMIARNHAR from the coding sequence ATGCATCTAATACCACCCTTGTCAATGATCGACTTCTTCCGTAAAAGTGAGGGGACATGGTTTACAGAACGCTCCGTTCATCATTTTGACTCGGCAGCCGATGAGTCGGGAGAGTCGAATTTGATCGTGAAAGTGATGGAAAAGAACGATCCAAAAGTCCAAGAAGTCTGTAAAGCCCAAGGGATAGATCCGACTAAAGCAACAGGCGGTGCTAGTTTTGCATGGCAAGCTAACCTAGATACCAGGCTACCTAATAGCGATAATGCTGCCATTTTGGTTGATATTCCCAACGAAACTAAACGTTCTGGAAAACTGATCCGCAACCAAGGCTATGTTGAGAGCATCCCCGTTGTGAGTCGGTATCAGTTTGCCGATGATGGAGTGCTGACGATTGATACTGACTATGACAATAATCAAGGTCAAGAACGTTGTTGGTTTGTTACTGATGATTTTCGTGTCAGGGTTAGTACCGTGCGAATGATGAACGGTGTCAACTTAATGACTTATTGTTCTGAACGCCGCTGTGTTTCCCAAGAACTGCTAAAGCAAATGATCGCTCGTAATCATGCTAGGTAG
- a CDS encoding 15,16-dihydrobiliverdin:ferredoxin oxidoreductase, translating into MYKPFLEFLEKELFQRFDLQSRVIPPGLEFKVSDRGRNPATIRSWCYQCQELRKIRYTYIDAGESAQIFNSVVYPSHHYDLPLLGIDFLSFGKVKNLIVLDFQPLFQDEDYQNKYIVPLQSLHNKYPDLAQNLEMKFYDANQYFSKYLLFAKTDPETVATRVFEAFQDYLNLYWQMLVDAKPLQDPEDIQRIVKAQKDYDQYSADRDPASGLFSSYFGHEWSERFLHEFLFEDAVPLAVSAGKR; encoded by the coding sequence ATGTATAAGCCTTTCCTGGAATTTTTAGAAAAAGAGCTATTTCAGCGATTTGATTTACAAAGTAGGGTCATTCCCCCTGGTTTGGAATTCAAAGTTAGCGATCGCGGCAGAAACCCTGCAACTATTCGCAGTTGGTGTTACCAATGTCAAGAGTTGCGGAAAATTCGCTATACCTACATTGATGCCGGAGAAAGCGCCCAAATTTTTAACAGCGTGGTTTATCCTAGTCATCACTACGATTTACCTCTTTTAGGGATTGATTTTTTATCTTTTGGAAAAGTCAAAAACTTAATCGTACTTGACTTTCAACCTTTATTCCAGGATGAAGATTATCAAAACAAATATATAGTTCCGCTACAATCTCTCCATAATAAATACCCAGATTTGGCACAAAACTTGGAAATGAAGTTTTACGATGCTAACCAGTATTTTTCTAAGTACCTATTGTTTGCCAAAACAGACCCTGAAACAGTTGCAACGAGAGTTTTTGAAGCTTTTCAGGATTATTTAAACTTGTATTGGCAAATGCTAGTAGATGCAAAACCACTCCAAGATCCAGAAGATATCCAACGGATTGTTAAAGCTCAAAAAGACTACGACCAATATAGTGCAGACCGCGATCCCGCATCTGGTTTGTTTAGCAGTTACTTTGGTCATGAATGGTCGGAGCGTTTTCTCCATGAATTCTTATTTGAAGATGCTGTTCCTCTAGCAGTTAGTGCTGGCAAAAGATAA
- a CDS encoding phycoerythrobilin:ferredoxin oxidoreductase gives MTLYQPFLDYAIAYMRSRLDLQPYPIPTGFEFKSAVVGKGKNQEEVVTTSYAFQTTKLRQIRAAHVQGGNSLQVLNFVIFPRLDYDLPFFGADLVTLPGGHLIALDMQPLFRDDSAYQAKYTEPILPIFHAHQQHLSWGGDFPEEAQPFFSPAFLWTRPQETAVVETQVFAAFKDYLKAYLDFVEQAEAVTDSQNLVAIEQAQLRYLRYRAEKDPARGMFKRFYGAEWTEEYIHGFLFDLERNLTAIN, from the coding sequence GTGACATTATATCAGCCATTTCTCGATTATGCGATCGCTTATATGCGATCGCGCCTGGATTTACAACCCTATCCTATCCCCACTGGGTTTGAGTTTAAAAGCGCTGTTGTGGGCAAAGGCAAAAATCAGGAAGAGGTTGTTACCACAAGTTACGCCTTTCAAACCACCAAATTGCGGCAAATTCGTGCTGCTCACGTCCAGGGTGGAAATTCGCTGCAAGTGCTGAATTTTGTGATTTTCCCCCGTCTCGACTACGATTTACCCTTTTTTGGGGCGGATTTGGTAACGTTGCCAGGAGGACATCTAATTGCTTTGGATATGCAGCCCCTATTCCGAGACGATTCGGCATATCAAGCAAAATATACCGAACCAATTCTACCCATTTTCCACGCGCATCAACAGCATTTATCTTGGGGAGGGGATTTTCCTGAAGAAGCACAGCCATTTTTCTCTCCCGCTTTTTTGTGGACTCGTCCCCAAGAAACGGCTGTAGTCGAAACTCAGGTGTTTGCTGCTTTTAAAGACTATTTAAAAGCTTATTTGGATTTCGTAGAGCAAGCAGAAGCTGTAACAGATTCCCAAAATTTAGTAGCCATTGAGCAAGCCCAACTGCGATACCTGCGATATCGGGCTGAAAAAGACCCAGCACGAGGGATGTTCAAACGTTTCTATGGTGCCGAATGGACTGAAGAGTATATCCACGGCTTCTTATTTGACCTAGAAAGAAATTTGACAGCTATCAACTAA
- the uvrC gene encoding excinuclease ABC subunit UvrC, whose translation MTISTQILPLVKEPERLENRLAEIPPEPGVYFMRDNSDRIIYIGKSRKLRSRVRSYFRDGYNKTERIATMVKLVTEIEFIVTDTEAEALALEANLIKQHQPYFNVLLKDDKKYPYLCITWSEDYPRIFITRKRQFGKEKDKFYGPYTDAGLLREVVRICKRIFPQRQRPQPLFKDRPCLNYDLGRCPGVCQKLTSPEEYRKIVQKIAMVFQGRTQELIDILTQQMNTAAEDLNFESAARIRDQISGLKSLTADQKVALPDDTVSRDAIALAADEEHACIQLFQIRAGQLVGRLAFVADAHAEPGAILQRALEEHYQTADSVEIPLEILVQHDLPDAEILADVLTQRKGKKVTILTPLRQTKAELIEMVERNAQYELQRMQKFGDRNHQAMQDLAAILDLPDVPHRIEGYDISHIQGSNAVASQVVFIDGLPAKQHYRHYKIKNPTVTAGHSDDFASLAEVIGRRFRKYGEDPQLSRLGNPDWPDLIMIDGGKGQLSSVVAVLQEMNLLEDLRVVSLAKQREEIFLPGESKPLTTDAEQPGVQLLRRLRDEAHRFAVSFHRQQRSDKLKRSRLDEIPGLGHHRQKQLLGHFRSVDYIRQATTPQLAEVPGIGPRLAQEIYDYFHPT comes from the coding sequence GTGACAATATCTACTCAAATACTACCACTGGTTAAAGAGCCAGAACGACTGGAAAATCGTCTAGCCGAAATTCCACCGGAACCGGGGGTTTATTTCATGCGGGACAACAGCGATCGCATTATATATATAGGTAAGTCACGGAAGTTGCGATCGCGTGTCCGTTCCTATTTCCGCGATGGCTACAATAAGACTGAACGCATCGCTACGATGGTTAAGTTGGTGACAGAAATTGAATTCATCGTTACTGATACTGAAGCCGAAGCTTTAGCGCTAGAAGCCAACTTGATCAAGCAGCACCAGCCATACTTTAACGTGCTGCTCAAAGATGATAAAAAATATCCCTATCTCTGCATTACTTGGTCTGAAGATTATCCGCGAATTTTTATTACCCGTAAACGTCAATTCGGCAAGGAAAAGGATAAATTTTATGGGCCTTATACTGATGCTGGTTTATTACGAGAAGTTGTCCGCATCTGCAAGCGCATCTTTCCCCAGCGACAACGACCTCAACCACTTTTTAAAGACCGTCCGTGCTTAAATTATGATTTAGGGCGTTGTCCGGGTGTGTGTCAAAAGCTGACTTCACCAGAAGAATATCGCAAAATTGTCCAAAAGATAGCGATGGTATTCCAAGGACGAACTCAGGAATTGATTGATATTTTAACCCAACAGATGAATACAGCAGCTGAGGACTTAAATTTTGAGTCAGCAGCGCGGATTCGCGATCAAATTTCTGGGTTAAAGTCGCTGACTGCTGACCAAAAAGTAGCCTTACCAGATGATACAGTTTCACGGGATGCGATCGCACTGGCAGCCGATGAAGAACACGCTTGTATCCAACTATTCCAGATTCGCGCCGGACAATTGGTAGGGCGTTTAGCGTTTGTGGCGGATGCTCACGCAGAACCAGGAGCTATTTTACAACGAGCTTTGGAGGAACATTACCAAACTGCTGACTCAGTGGAAATACCCTTAGAAATTTTGGTACAGCATGATTTACCAGATGCGGAGATATTGGCGGATGTCTTAACTCAACGTAAAGGGAAAAAAGTGACGATTTTGACTCCTTTGCGGCAAACTAAGGCAGAATTAATTGAGATGGTAGAGCGAAATGCTCAGTATGAATTGCAAAGAATGCAAAAATTTGGCGATCGCAATCACCAAGCAATGCAAGATTTAGCAGCCATTCTCGATTTACCAGATGTACCTCACCGCATCGAAGGTTATGATATTTCTCATATTCAAGGCTCAAATGCTGTAGCTTCGCAAGTAGTGTTTATCGATGGATTACCAGCCAAGCAACATTATCGCCACTACAAAATTAAAAATCCTACCGTGACGGCGGGACATTCAGATGATTTTGCTAGTCTTGCTGAAGTCATTGGGCGACGCTTCCGTAAGTATGGGGAAGATCCACAATTGTCACGTTTGGGTAATCCAGATTGGCCTGATTTAATCATGATTGATGGCGGTAAAGGTCAGTTATCTTCAGTCGTCGCCGTTTTGCAAGAGATGAATTTATTAGAAGACTTGCGAGTTGTGAGTTTAGCAAAGCAGCGAGAAGAGATTTTTTTACCGGGAGAATCTAAACCTTTGACAACTGATGCAGAACAACCAGGGGTACAGTTGTTGCGGCGGTTGCGGGATGAAGCGCATCGGTTTGCGGTGAGTTTCCATCGTCAGCAGCGTAGTGATAAATTAAAGCGATCGCGTTTAGATGAAATTCCTGGTTTAGGACATCATCGACAAAAGCAGCTACTAGGGCATTTTCGCTCAGTTGATTATATTCGCCAAGCAACAACCCCACAACTTGCAGAGGTTCCAGGAATTGGGCCGCGTTTGGCTCAAGAAATTTACGATTATTTTCATCCTACTTGA